In Streptomyces sp. NBC_01707, a genomic segment contains:
- the ctaD gene encoding cytochrome c oxidase subunit I — MSILNESQGAAAADDSYEDELPVRRKQPGNVVVKWMTTTDHKTIGTMYLVTSFAFFCIGGLLALFMRAELARPGTQIMSNEQFNQAFTMHGTIMLLMFATPLFAGFANWIMPLQIGAPDVAFPRLNMFAYWLYLFGSIIAVAGFLTPQGAADFGWFAYSPLSDAVRSPGVGADMWIMGLAFSGFGTILGSVNFITTIICMRAPGMTMFRMPIFVWNVLLTGVLVLLAFPVLAAALFALEADRKFGAHVFDAANGGALLWQHLFWFFGHPEVYIIALPFFGIISEVIPVFSRKPMFGYIGLISATIAIAGLSVTVWAHHMYVTGGVLLPFFSFMTFLIAVPTGVKFFNWIGTMWKGSLSFETPMLWAVGFLITFTFGGLTGVILASPPMDFHVSDSYFVVAHFHYVIFGTVVFAMFSGFHFWWPKFTGKMLDERLGKMTFWTLFVGFHGTFLVQHWLGAEGMPRRYADYLAADGFTALNTISTISSFLLGLSMLPFFYNVWKTAKYGKKVEVDDPWGYGRSLEWATSCPPPRHNFLTLPRIRSESPAFDLHHPEISALEQLEHHSEADKALAGGKEAGK, encoded by the coding sequence GTGAGCATTCTCAACGAATCTCAGGGTGCCGCGGCAGCAGACGACTCGTACGAGGACGAGCTGCCGGTCCGGCGCAAGCAGCCGGGAAATGTCGTCGTCAAGTGGATGACCACCACTGACCACAAGACGATCGGCACGATGTACCTGGTCACGTCGTTCGCGTTCTTCTGCATCGGCGGTCTGCTGGCGCTCTTCATGCGCGCCGAGCTGGCCCGTCCCGGCACGCAGATCATGTCGAACGAGCAGTTCAACCAAGCGTTCACGATGCACGGCACGATCATGCTGCTGATGTTCGCGACGCCGCTGTTCGCCGGGTTCGCGAACTGGATCATGCCGCTGCAGATCGGCGCGCCCGACGTGGCGTTCCCGCGGCTGAACATGTTCGCGTACTGGCTGTACCTCTTCGGCTCGATCATCGCGGTGGCCGGCTTCCTCACCCCGCAGGGTGCGGCCGACTTCGGCTGGTTCGCCTACTCCCCGCTCTCGGACGCGGTCCGTTCGCCGGGTGTCGGCGCCGACATGTGGATCATGGGTCTGGCCTTCTCCGGCTTCGGCACGATCCTCGGTTCGGTCAACTTCATCACCACGATCATCTGCATGCGTGCACCTGGTATGACGATGTTCCGCATGCCGATCTTCGTGTGGAACGTCCTGCTGACCGGTGTGCTGGTCCTGCTGGCCTTCCCGGTGCTCGCCGCCGCGCTCTTCGCGCTGGAGGCGGACCGCAAGTTCGGGGCGCATGTATTCGACGCGGCCAACGGCGGCGCACTGCTATGGCAACACCTCTTCTGGTTCTTCGGCCATCCAGAGGTGTACATCATCGCGTTGCCATTCTTCGGAATCATTTCCGAAGTGATTCCGGTGTTCAGCCGGAAGCCGATGTTCGGCTACATCGGCCTGATCAGCGCGACGATCGCCATCGCGGGCCTGTCCGTGACCGTGTGGGCGCACCACATGTACGTCACCGGCGGTGTGCTGTTGCCGTTCTTCTCGTTCATGACGTTCCTCATCGCGGTACCGACCGGTGTGAAGTTCTTCAACTGGATCGGCACGATGTGGAAGGGATCGTTGTCCTTCGAGACACCGATGCTGTGGGCCGTCGGCTTCCTGATCACCTTCACCTTCGGTGGTCTGACCGGCGTCATCCTGGCTTCGCCCCCGATGGACTTCCACGTCTCGGACTCGTACTTCGTCGTCGCGCACTTCCACTACGTCATCTTCGGCACCGTGGTCTTCGCGATGTTCTCCGGATTCCACTTCTGGTGGCCGAAGTTCACCGGCAAGATGCTGGACGAGCGGCTCGGCAAGATGACGTTCTGGACGCTGTTCGTGGGCTTCCACGGCACGTTCCTGGTGCAGCACTGGCTCGGTGCCGAGGGCATGCCGCGTCGTTACGCGGACTATCTCGCCGCCGACGGCTTCACCGCGCTGAACACGATCTCGACGATCTCCTCGTTCCTGCTCGGCCTGTCGATGCTGCCGTTCTTCTACAACGTGTGGAAGACCGCCAAGTACGGCAAGAAGGTCGAGGTCGACGACCCGTGGGGGTACGGCCGTTCGCTGGAGTGGGCGACCTCCTGCCCGCCGCCGCGGCACAACTTCCTCACCCTGCCGCGGATCCGTTCCGAATCCCCGGCGTTCGACCTGCACCATCCGGAGATCTCGGCGCTCGAGCAGCTGGAGCATCACTCCGAGGCTGACAAGGCCCTCGCAGGTGGCAAGGAGGCCGGCAAGTGA
- a CDS encoding cytochrome c oxidase subunit 4: MKIQGKMFLWLSVFILAMAVTYGVWSKEPAGTTALVLAFGLSVMIGFYLAFTAQRVDAMAQDNKEADVADEAGEVGFFSPHSWQPLSLAIGGALAFMGIIFGWWLLYFSAPVIMIGLFGWVFEYYRGENRTQ; the protein is encoded by the coding sequence GTGAAGATCCAGGGCAAGATGTTCCTCTGGCTGAGCGTCTTCATCCTCGCCATGGCAGTGACCTACGGCGTGTGGTCGAAGGAGCCGGCCGGTACCACCGCGCTCGTCCTGGCCTTCGGCCTGAGCGTCATGATCGGCTTCTACCTGGCCTTCACGGCGCAGCGGGTCGACGCCATGGCTCAGGACAACAAGGAAGCCGATGTCGCGGACGAGGCCGGCGAGGTGGGGTTCTTCTCCCCGCACAGCTGGCAGCCGCTCTCGTTGGCCATCGGCGGAGCCCTCGCCTTCATGGGGATCATCTTCGGATGGTGGCTGCTCTACTTCTCGGCCCCGGTCATCATGATCGGCCTGTTCGGCTGGGTCTTCGAGTACTACCGCGGTGAGAACCGCACCCAGTGA
- a CDS encoding Ig-like domain-containing protein, with translation MNTPRIRPVVSCTLLVMTLVAGATACGGPHGHPLAEQPYDAADEITSNAPEGDKKADPDKPLEVTASGDDGRITDVDAVDTAGRHLAGELSADGLRWHSTVPLAAGTRYTVKVSVEDDDGAPGSRTLSFETAPAKKLLNVTFGPHAGTYGVGQPITAELSAPVKDKASRAAVERALKVRSTPAVTGSWYWVDDKILHYRPKEYWPARATIEVSSNMAGIRVTKGLYGAPAKPLKITTGDRIEAITDAAAHSMTVKRNGQVINTIPVTTGRPGFDTRNGVKVVLSKEYSVRMRGETIGISENSSDGYDLMVYYATRVTWSGEYVHAAPWSTGSQGYANVSHGCTGMSNAQAQWFFNTVREGDLVSVVGSQGATMTPFDNGYGDWNLSWAKWQQGSALQNNATPDGSTVEAARLRPEV, from the coding sequence ATGAACACGCCGCGAATTCGTCCCGTAGTGAGCTGCACGCTGCTGGTCATGACCCTGGTTGCAGGGGCGACCGCCTGTGGCGGGCCACATGGTCATCCACTCGCCGAACAGCCGTACGACGCGGCGGACGAGATCACCTCCAACGCCCCCGAGGGCGACAAGAAGGCCGATCCCGACAAGCCGCTCGAAGTCACCGCCAGCGGTGACGACGGCCGGATCACGGACGTGGACGCGGTGGACACCGCCGGGCGCCATCTCGCGGGCGAACTCTCGGCCGACGGGCTGCGCTGGCACTCCACCGTCCCGCTCGCGGCCGGCACCCGCTACACCGTCAAGGTCAGTGTCGAGGACGACGACGGCGCTCCGGGCAGTCGTACGCTCTCCTTCGAGACGGCCCCGGCGAAGAAGCTCCTGAATGTCACCTTCGGCCCGCACGCGGGCACCTACGGCGTCGGACAGCCCATTACGGCGGAACTCAGCGCTCCGGTCAAGGACAAGGCCTCCCGGGCCGCCGTGGAGCGGGCGCTGAAGGTCCGTTCCACACCCGCCGTGACGGGCTCCTGGTACTGGGTCGACGACAAGATCCTGCATTACCGCCCGAAGGAGTACTGGCCGGCCCGGGCCACGATCGAGGTCAGCAGCAACATGGCCGGCATCAGGGTCACCAAGGGGCTGTACGGAGCCCCGGCGAAGCCCTTGAAGATCACCACCGGCGACCGTATCGAGGCCATCACCGACGCCGCCGCGCACTCCATGACGGTCAAGCGGAACGGGCAAGTGATCAACACCATTCCGGTGACCACCGGAAGGCCCGGCTTCGACACCCGCAACGGCGTCAAGGTCGTGCTGAGCAAGGAGTACTCCGTACGCATGCGCGGGGAGACCATCGGCATCTCGGAGAATTCCAGCGACGGGTACGACTTGATGGTCTACTACGCGACCCGCGTCACCTGGAGCGGTGAGTACGTGCACGCCGCCCCCTGGTCCACCGGTTCACAGGGGTACGCGAACGTCAGCCACGGCTGTACGGGCATGAGCAACGCGCAGGCCCAGTGGTTCTTCAACACCGTGCGCGAGGGCGACCTCGTCTCGGTCGTCGGCAGCCAGGGCGCCACGATGACGCCGTTCGACAACGGCTACGGCGACTGGAACCTGTCCTGGGCCAAATGGCAGCAGGGCAGCGCCCTGCAGAACAACGCCACCCCGGACGGGTCGACGGTGGAGGCGGCGCGCCTGCGCCCCGAGGTCTGA
- a CDS encoding response regulator transcription factor: MQPTATVLVYSDDANTREQVRLAAGRRPAADVPPVEFVECATLPAVLTALDNGGIDVCVLDGETAPAGGMGVCRQIKDEIFHCPPVLLLIGRPQDAWLATWSRADAAVTLPVEPVEFADALAALLRSRLCVQS, encoded by the coding sequence ATGCAGCCGACCGCCACGGTCCTGGTCTACAGCGACGATGCCAACACCCGTGAGCAGGTGAGGTTGGCCGCCGGTCGCAGGCCTGCGGCGGACGTGCCACCGGTGGAGTTCGTGGAGTGCGCCACTCTGCCCGCCGTCCTGACCGCGCTCGACAACGGCGGCATCGACGTGTGCGTGCTGGACGGCGAGACGGCCCCGGCGGGCGGCATGGGCGTCTGCCGGCAGATCAAGGACGAGATCTTCCACTGCCCGCCGGTGCTGCTGCTGATCGGGCGTCCGCAGGACGCCTGGCTGGCCACGTGGAGCCGCGCGGACGCCGCGGTGACCCTTCCGGTCGAGCCGGTCGAGTTCGCGGACGCACTGGCCGCCCTGCTGCGCAGCAGGCTCTGCGTACAGTCCTGA
- a CDS encoding heme-copper oxidase subunit III, giving the protein MSVVATATTVETGHAHPSVNRPNLTSVGTIIWLSSELMFFAALFAMYFTLRSVMGPDHWKEMASALNFPFSATNTTILVLSSLTCQLGVFAAERGDVKKLRAWFVITFVMGAIFIGGQVFEYTELVKKDGLSLSSDPYGSVFYLTTGFHGLHVTGGLIAFLLVLGRTYAAKRFTHEQATAAIVVSYYWHFVDVVWIGLFATIYMIK; this is encoded by the coding sequence ATGTCGGTCGTGGCGACAGCAACGACAGTAGAAACCGGGCACGCGCACCCGTCGGTCAATCGACCGAACCTCACCAGCGTCGGAACCATCATCTGGTTGAGTTCCGAGCTGATGTTCTTCGCGGCCCTCTTCGCGATGTACTTCACCCTCCGATCGGTGATGGGACCCGACCACTGGAAGGAAATGGCTTCCGCCCTGAACTTCCCGTTCTCGGCGACGAACACCACGATCCTGGTGCTCTCCTCCCTCACCTGCCAGCTCGGCGTCTTCGCCGCGGAGCGGGGCGATGTGAAGAAGCTCCGTGCCTGGTTCGTGATCACGTTCGTGATGGGTGCGATCTTCATCGGAGGCCAGGTCTTCGAGTACACCGAGCTGGTGAAGAAGGACGGCCTCTCGCTGTCCTCCGACCCGTACGGCTCGGTGTTCTACCTGACCACCGGCTTCCACGGTCTGCATGTGACAGGCGGTCTCATCGCCTTCCTGCTCGTACTGGGCAGGACATACGCGGCCAAGAGGTTCACCCATGAACAGGCGACCGCTGCCATCGTCGTGTCCTATTACTGGCACTTCGTCGATGTCGTGTGGATCGGCCTCTTCGCCACGATCTACATGATCAAGTAA
- a CDS encoding c-type cytochrome, translating into MKKLSARRRHPLAAVVVLLLALAATGGLYAAFAPASKAQADDTAQSLAIDEGKKLYSVGCASCHGAGGQGSSDGPSLVGVGSAAVDFQVGTGRMPAQQPGAQVPKKKVIYSQAEIDQLAAYVASLGAGPIVPTEDQVSPDGADIAKGGDLFRTNCAQCHNFTGEGGALTKGKYAPSLEGVDPKHIYEAMQTGPQSMPSFPDSTMPEQQKRDIIAYVKTVNSAESETPGGLKLGGLGPVSEGLFAWIFGLGALVAVAVWVAAHTAKAKKS; encoded by the coding sequence GTGAAAAAGCTCTCCGCACGACGACGCCATCCGTTGGCGGCGGTCGTCGTACTACTCCTCGCGCTGGCGGCTACCGGGGGGCTGTACGCCGCGTTTGCGCCCGCGAGCAAGGCGCAGGCCGACGACACCGCCCAGTCCCTCGCCATCGATGAGGGCAAGAAGCTGTACTCCGTCGGTTGCGCCAGCTGCCACGGAGCCGGCGGTCAGGGCTCGTCCGACGGGCCGAGCCTGGTCGGCGTGGGCTCCGCCGCCGTCGACTTCCAGGTCGGCACGGGCCGTATGCCGGCCCAGCAGCCGGGTGCCCAGGTACCGAAGAAGAAGGTCATCTACAGCCAGGCCGAGATCGACCAGCTCGCGGCCTATGTCGCGTCGCTCGGCGCCGGCCCGATCGTGCCGACCGAGGACCAGGTCAGCCCTGACGGTGCGGACATCGCCAAGGGTGGCGACCTGTTCCGTACCAACTGCGCGCAGTGCCACAACTTCACCGGCGAGGGCGGTGCCCTGACGAAGGGCAAGTACGCGCCCAGCCTTGAGGGCGTGGACCCGAAGCACATCTACGAGGCCATGCAGACCGGCCCGCAGAGCATGCCGTCCTTCCCCGACTCGACGATGCCCGAGCAGCAGAAGCGGGACATCATCGCGTACGTCAAGACCGTGAACAGCGCCGAGTCCGAGACCCCTGGTGGCCTCAAGCTGGGCGGGCTCGGTCCGGTCAGCGAGGGTCTGTTCGCCTGGATCTTCGGTCTGGGCGCACTCGTCGCAGTTGCCGTTTGGGTCGCGGCCCACACCGCTAAGGCCAAGAAGTCATGA
- a CDS encoding ubiquinol-cytochrome c reductase iron-sulfur subunit encodes MSSQEKIPEENLPAEQEAAHGAVEGADDPFADPGLPAHRPRIQDIDERAAKRSERTVAFLFVLSMLATIGFIASYVIFPVDKIVFIWPFGHVSALNFSLGLTLGVALFTIGAGAVHWARTLMSDEEIADDRHAIEAEPEVKAKVLADFAAGAEESAFGRRKLIRNTLFGALALVPLSGVMLLRDLGPLPEKKLRQTLWSKGKQLINMNTMEPLRPEDVAVGSLTFAMPEGLTEDAHDFQTQIAKAALMIIRIQPENIKDKREREWAHEGIVAFSKICTHVGCPISLYEQQTHHVLCPCHQSTFDLSDGARVIFGPAGHSLPQLRIGVNSEGNLEALGDFEEPVGPAFWERG; translated from the coding sequence ATGAGTAGCCAAGAGAAGATTCCAGAAGAGAACCTGCCCGCTGAGCAGGAAGCCGCGCACGGCGCGGTAGAGGGCGCGGACGACCCGTTCGCCGACCCGGGGCTGCCGGCCCACCGGCCGCGCATCCAGGACATCGACGAACGGGCCGCGAAGCGCTCCGAGCGCACGGTCGCGTTCCTGTTCGTGCTGTCCATGCTGGCGACCATCGGCTTCATCGCCTCGTACGTCATCTTCCCGGTGGACAAGATCGTGTTCATCTGGCCGTTCGGCCATGTGAGCGCGCTCAACTTCTCCCTCGGGCTGACCCTCGGCGTGGCCCTCTTCACCATCGGCGCGGGCGCGGTCCACTGGGCGCGCACCTTGATGTCCGACGAAGAGATCGCCGATGACCGGCACGCCATCGAGGCGGAGCCCGAGGTCAAGGCGAAGGTTCTCGCCGACTTCGCGGCCGGTGCCGAGGAGTCCGCGTTCGGCCGGCGCAAGCTGATCCGCAACACCCTGTTCGGTGCGCTGGCCCTGGTGCCGCTCTCCGGCGTGATGCTGTTGCGCGACCTCGGCCCGCTGCCGGAGAAGAAGCTCCGTCAGACCCTGTGGTCCAAGGGCAAGCAGCTCATCAACATGAACACGATGGAGCCGCTGCGTCCCGAGGACGTCGCCGTCGGTTCGCTGACCTTCGCCATGCCCGAGGGCCTGACGGAGGACGCTCACGACTTCCAGACGCAGATCGCCAAGGCTGCGCTGATGATCATCCGTATCCAGCCGGAGAACATCAAGGACAAGCGCGAGCGCGAGTGGGCCCACGAGGGCATCGTGGCCTTCTCGAAGATCTGCACCCACGTCGGCTGCCCGATCAGCCTGTACGAGCAGCAGACGCACCACGTGCTCTGCCCGTGCCACCAGTCCACCTTCGACCTCTCCGACGGCGCCCGCGTCATCTTCGGTCCGGCCGGTCACTCCCTTCCGCAGCTGCGGATCGGTGTGAACAGCGAGGGCAACCTCGAGGCGCTCGGTGACTTCGAAGAGCCCGTCGGTCCTGCATTCTGGGAGCGCGGATGA
- a CDS encoding ubiquinol-cytochrome c reductase cytochrome b subunit, which yields MSTATDTKRKAPAGERVADWADGRLGIYSLAKANMRKIFPDHWSFMLGEVALYSFIIIILTGVYLTLFFHPSMNEVVYHGSYEPMQGIRMSEAYASTLDISFDIRGGLLVRQIHHWAALIFLAAMFVHMMRVFFTGAFRKPREINWLFGFLLFVLGMFTGFTGYSLPDDLLSGTGVRFTQGAILSTPIVGTYISMFLFGGEFPGGDFVARFYSIHILLLPGIMLGLVVGHLILVFFHKHTQFAGPGRTNKNVVGMPLLPIYMAKAGGFFFLVFGVIAVIAAIASINPIWAIGPYRPDQVSTGAQPDWYMGFAEGLIRVMPGWEINLWGHTLVLGVFIPLMAFGLVLAVIAVYPFVESWVTGDKREHHILDRPRNAPTRTAFGVAWITEYIIVFIGGGNDLWATHFQLSLNSISWFVRIFIFVGPVLAFLVTKRICLGLQRRDREKVLHGRESGIIKRLPHGEFVEIHEPLNPAQLHTLTAHEQYKPVEIGPTVDENGVERKVPAMQKLRAKLSKGYFGEHNQIEKPTAEEYKEITSGHGHH from the coding sequence ATGAGTACTGCGACCGACACGAAGCGTAAGGCGCCCGCCGGCGAGCGGGTGGCCGACTGGGCGGACGGCCGGCTCGGGATCTACTCCCTGGCCAAGGCCAACATGCGCAAGATCTTCCCGGACCACTGGTCCTTCATGCTCGGTGAAGTCGCCCTCTACAGCTTCATCATCATCATCCTCACGGGTGTGTATCTGACGCTGTTCTTCCACCCGAGCATGAACGAGGTCGTGTATCACGGCTCGTACGAGCCGATGCAGGGCATCCGGATGTCCGAGGCCTACGCCTCGACGCTGGACATCAGCTTCGACATCCGCGGTGGTCTGCTGGTCCGCCAGATCCACCACTGGGCCGCGCTGATCTTCCTCGCCGCCATGTTCGTGCACATGATGCGCGTCTTCTTCACGGGTGCGTTCCGCAAGCCGCGTGAGATCAACTGGCTGTTCGGCTTCCTGCTGTTCGTGCTGGGTATGTTCACCGGCTTCACGGGCTACTCGCTCCCGGACGACCTGCTCTCGGGTACGGGTGTCCGCTTCACCCAGGGCGCGATCCTGTCCACGCCGATCGTCGGCACGTACATCTCGATGTTCCTGTTCGGCGGAGAGTTCCCCGGCGGCGACTTCGTCGCCCGGTTCTACTCGATCCACATCCTGCTGCTGCCGGGCATCATGCTCGGCCTCGTGGTCGGCCATCTGATCCTGGTCTTCTTCCACAAGCACACGCAGTTCGCGGGTCCCGGCCGCACCAACAAGAACGTCGTCGGTATGCCGCTGCTGCCGATCTACATGGCGAAGGCCGGAGGCTTCTTCTTCCTGGTCTTCGGTGTCATCGCGGTCATCGCGGCGATCGCCTCGATCAACCCGATCTGGGCCATCGGTCCGTACCGTCCGGACCAGGTGTCCACCGGCGCCCAGCCCGACTGGTACATGGGCTTCGCCGAGGGTCTGATCCGAGTGATGCCGGGCTGGGAGATCAACCTCTGGGGTCACACGCTCGTCCTGGGTGTGTTCATCCCGCTGATGGCCTTCGGCCTGGTGCTGGCCGTGATCGCGGTCTACCCGTTCGTCGAGTCCTGGGTCACCGGGGACAAGCGCGAGCACCACATCCTGGACCGCCCGCGCAACGCCCCGACCCGGACGGCCTTCGGCGTCGCCTGGATCACGGAGTACATCATCGTCTTCATCGGCGGTGGTAACGACCTGTGGGCCACGCACTTCCAGCTCTCGCTGAACTCCATCTCGTGGTTCGTCCGGATCTTCATCTTCGTGGGACCGGTCCTGGCGTTCCTCGTCACCAAGCGGATCTGTCTCGGCCTTCAGCGCCGCGACCGGGAGAAGGTGCTGCACGGACGCGAGTCCGGCATCATCAAGCGCCTGCCGCACGGTGAGTTCGTCGAGATCCACGAGCCGCTCAACCCGGCGCAGCTGCACACGCTCACCGCGCACGAGCAGTACAAGCCGGTCGAGATCGGCCCGACGGTCGACGAGAACGGTGTCGAGCGCAAGGTGCCCGCGATGCAGAAGCTGCGGGCCAAGCTCAGCAAGGGTTACTTCGGCGAGCACAACCAGATCGAGAAGCCCACTGCCGAGGAGTACAAGGAGATCACCAGCGGCCACGGCCACCACTGA
- the trpD gene encoding anthranilate phosphoribosyltransferase has product MNVVTPVGGDSVAARSWPGVLNALLRGQDLTADDTAWAMDNIMSGEATDVQIAGFAVALRAKGETVDEVTGLVRAMYEHATTIQVPGRTVDIVGTGGDLAKTVNISTMSAIVVAGTGAKVVKHGNRASSSASGASDVLEKLGVNLELAPQRVVEVAEEAGITFCFAVKFHPALRYAARARKELGAQTTFNILGPLTNPAQVRSQAIGVADLKMAPIVAGVLAARGNSALVFRGDDGLDELTTTATSRIWVVRDGEVREEAFDPRDVGLELVPVEALRGADASYNADVARRLLAGETGPVREAVLLNSAAALVALDPGEGTLNEQLAAGIAKAAESIDSGAARAALERWVTVSNA; this is encoded by the coding sequence ATGAACGTTGTGACCCCGGTCGGCGGCGACAGCGTGGCGGCTCGTTCCTGGCCCGGCGTACTGAACGCCCTGCTGCGCGGCCAGGACCTGACCGCAGACGACACCGCGTGGGCGATGGACAACATCATGAGCGGCGAGGCGACCGACGTGCAGATCGCCGGTTTCGCCGTCGCCCTGCGGGCCAAGGGCGAGACCGTCGACGAGGTCACCGGACTCGTCCGCGCCATGTACGAGCACGCCACCACGATCCAGGTGCCGGGCCGCACGGTCGACATCGTCGGCACTGGCGGCGACCTCGCCAAGACGGTCAACATCTCCACGATGTCCGCGATCGTCGTCGCGGGCACCGGCGCCAAGGTCGTCAAGCACGGCAACCGCGCCTCCTCCTCGGCCAGTGGCGCCTCCGACGTCCTGGAGAAGCTCGGCGTCAATCTGGAGCTGGCCCCGCAGCGCGTCGTCGAGGTGGCGGAGGAGGCGGGTATCACCTTCTGCTTCGCGGTGAAGTTCCACCCCGCCCTGCGGTACGCGGCGCGGGCCCGTAAGGAGCTCGGCGCGCAGACCACGTTCAACATCCTCGGTCCGCTCACCAACCCGGCCCAGGTGCGCTCCCAGGCCATCGGTGTCGCCGATCTGAAGATGGCCCCCATCGTCGCGGGCGTGCTCGCGGCGCGCGGCAACTCGGCACTGGTCTTCCGCGGCGACGACGGTCTGGACGAGCTGACGACCACGGCGACCTCCCGGATCTGGGTGGTCCGGGACGGCGAGGTGCGCGAGGAGGCCTTCGACCCGCGCGACGTCGGCCTCGAGCTGGTCCCCGTCGAGGCGCTGCGCGGCGCCGACGCGTCGTACAACGCGGATGTGGCCCGCCGGCTGCTGGCCGGTGAGACCGGTCCGGTACGCGAAGCGGTGCTGCTGAACTCGGCGGCGGCGCTGGTGGCGCTGGACCCGGGTGAGGGCACGTTGAACGAGCAGCTGGCCGCCGGGATCGCCAAGGCCGCCGAGTCCATCGACTCGGGTGCGGCCCGGGCGGCACTCGAGCGCTGGGTGACGGTCAGCAACGCCTGA
- a CDS encoding aminotransferase class V-fold PLP-dependent enzyme — translation MSVVTAAADRSICSPLPVLGKDVTVPLVTGGEVAYAALDYAASAPALQRVWDDVAAYAPYYGSVHRGAGYLSQLSTDLFENSRKTVAEFLGCRAGDQVIFTRSTTDSLNLLAAAVPADCQVFVFETEHHASLLPWRDARVTYLDAPRTPAQAVETLERALAGRDPYGPALVCVTGASNVTGELWPVKELAAAAHAHGARIVLDAAQLAPHHPVDIDELDVDWVAFSGHKLYAPFGSGVLAGRADWLQDAEPYLAGGGASRKVARRTDGGVDVEWHSTAARHEAGSPNVIGVYSIASACKALTEAGFDRLVAREQQLVTRVREGLAEVPQVKVLSLFGDDAPRVGVISFVVEGWNSSHFAAALSAEYGIGVRDGLFCAHPLVRTLLGSDPQDPGECGAPEAEPGERSLNAIRVSFGAGTPDEHIERFVRAVKELVSEGAQWKYRTEDGRCVPDRGTAQV, via the coding sequence ATGTCTGTTGTCACCGCTGCCGCTGACCGGTCCATTTGTTCCCCGCTGCCTGTTCTGGGCAAGGACGTGACTGTTCCACTCGTTACCGGCGGAGAAGTCGCCTATGCCGCCCTGGACTACGCGGCCAGTGCCCCGGCCCTGCAGCGGGTGTGGGACGACGTCGCCGCGTACGCCCCGTACTACGGCAGCGTCCACCGCGGCGCCGGCTACCTCTCGCAGCTCTCCACGGACCTGTTCGAGAACAGCCGCAAGACGGTTGCGGAGTTTCTCGGCTGCCGCGCCGGGGACCAGGTGATCTTCACCCGGTCGACGACGGACTCGCTGAACCTGCTGGCCGCGGCGGTCCCCGCCGACTGTCAGGTCTTCGTGTTCGAGACCGAGCACCATGCCTCGCTGCTGCCCTGGCGCGACGCCCGTGTCACCTACCTCGACGCCCCGCGCACCCCGGCCCAGGCCGTCGAGACGCTGGAGCGGGCGCTCGCCGGCCGTGACCCCTACGGCCCTGCGCTGGTCTGCGTCACCGGCGCCTCGAACGTCACCGGTGAGCTGTGGCCGGTGAAGGAGCTGGCCGCCGCCGCCCACGCCCACGGTGCCCGGATCGTGCTCGACGCCGCACAGCTCGCGCCGCACCACCCGGTCGACATCGACGAGCTCGACGTCGACTGGGTCGCCTTCTCCGGGCACAAGCTGTACGCGCCGTTCGGCTCCGGCGTCCTCGCGGGCCGCGCCGACTGGCTGCAGGACGCCGAGCCGTACCTCGCCGGTGGTGGCGCCTCCCGGAAGGTCGCCCGGCGCACCGACGGAGGTGTGGACGTGGAGTGGCACTCCACCGCCGCCCGGCACGAGGCCGGCTCGCCCAATGTCATCGGTGTCTACTCCATCGCCTCCGCCTGCAAGGCGCTCACCGAGGCCGGCTTCGACCGCCTCGTCGCCCGCGAGCAGCAGCTCGTCACCCGTGTCCGGGAGGGCCTCGCCGAGGTCCCCCAGGTCAAGGTGCTGTCGCTGTTCGGCGACGACGCCCCGCGGGTCGGCGTCATCTCCTTCGTGGTGGAGGGCTGGAACAGCTCGCACTTCGCCGCGGCGCTCTCCGCCGAGTACGGCATCGGGGTACGCGACGGACTGTTCTGCGCCCACCCGCTGGTGCGCACCCTGCTCGGCAGCGACCCGCAGGACCCGGGTGAGTGCGGCGCGCCGGAGGCGGAGCCGGGTGAGCGCTCGCTGAACGCGATCCGGGTCAGCTTCGGCGCCGGCACGCCGGACGAGCACATCGAGCGCTTCGTCCGCGCGGTCAAGGAGCTGGTGAGCGAGGGTGCCCAGTGGAAGTACCGCACCGAGGACGGCCGCTGCGTCCCGGACCGGGGCACCGCCCAGGTCTGA
- a CDS encoding Lrp/AsnC family transcriptional regulator, giving the protein MITAIVLIKTSVDRIPEIAESIAALDSVSEVFSVTGTYDLIAMVRVAKHDDLADVIPGRISKIPGVEGTDTHVAFRTYSQHDLEAAFAIGLDA; this is encoded by the coding sequence GTGATCACCGCGATCGTGCTCATCAAAACCAGCGTGGACCGGATTCCCGAGATCGCCGAGTCCATCGCGGCGCTGGACAGCGTCAGCGAGGTCTTCTCGGTCACCGGTACGTACGACCTGATCGCCATGGTCCGGGTGGCCAAGCACGACGATCTGGCGGATGTCATCCCCGGCCGGATCAGCAAGATCCCCGGTGTCGAGGGCACCGACACGCATGTCGCGTTCCGTACGTACTCGCAGCACGACCTGGAAGCCGCCTTCGCCATCGGTCTCGACGCGTAG